A region from the Pseudomonas promysalinigenes genome encodes:
- a CDS encoding HD domain-containing phosphohydrolase yields the protein MFTDIPDDVRIVVVDDVAANLRLLSSSLKAFGLANVTCFSDSAAGLQWLKTNSWDLLLLDLDMPEPNGFQILEHLSERDRSRQPVIILTALTDAQSRRKGLELGANDYLPKPLDLPELVLRVRNCLRLAQATSRLQKANLDLEVQVLQRTLQLQESYRAAIRALGRAASYRDNETGDHIQRIGDSAALIAAAIGQPASWCERLRMAAPMHDLGKIGIPDHVLLKQGPLTEQERQVIMEHPGIGYSILHNGAMDELTEMAAQIAYCHHEKWDGSGYPRGLSGEAIPLAARIVALCDVYDALRMPRPYKPSWSAQRAQTFIREQAGQHFDPRLVEVIEGCFEQIEQCFEKSRITDHDPSRREQLLQSSHSQPAGRH from the coding sequence ATGTTCACTGATATTCCAGACGATGTGCGCATCGTGGTCGTCGACGATGTCGCTGCTAACTTGCGCTTGCTCAGCTCAAGCCTGAAAGCCTTCGGCTTGGCAAATGTCACGTGTTTTTCTGATTCGGCTGCGGGGCTGCAGTGGCTGAAGACCAACTCATGGGACTTGCTATTGCTCGATCTGGATATGCCAGAGCCTAACGGTTTTCAGATACTGGAACACCTGAGCGAGCGGGATCGCTCTCGCCAGCCGGTCATCATACTTACTGCGCTGACCGACGCTCAGAGCAGGCGTAAAGGCCTGGAATTGGGCGCGAATGACTATCTGCCCAAACCGTTGGACCTGCCCGAGCTGGTATTGAGGGTGCGCAATTGTCTGCGCCTGGCGCAGGCCACCAGCCGCTTACAGAAGGCCAATCTCGATCTGGAAGTACAGGTGTTGCAGCGCACCTTGCAATTGCAGGAAAGCTACCGCGCTGCGATCCGCGCATTGGGCCGGGCTGCGAGTTATCGGGACAATGAAACCGGTGATCATATCCAACGAATTGGCGATTCGGCAGCACTGATCGCAGCAGCGATTGGCCAGCCCGCCAGTTGGTGCGAGCGTCTGAGAATGGCAGCGCCAATGCATGACCTTGGCAAGATCGGCATTCCTGACCACGTTCTGCTCAAGCAAGGGCCGCTGACCGAACAGGAACGACAAGTCATCATGGAGCATCCCGGCATCGGTTATAGCATTCTGCACAATGGCGCGATGGACGAGCTGACTGAAATGGCGGCGCAGATCGCTTACTGCCACCATGAGAAATGGGATGGTTCGGGCTACCCACGGGGTCTGAGCGGCGAGGCGATACCCCTCGCCGCGCGAATCGTGGCGCTGTGCGACGTCTATGATGCGTTGCGGATGCCCCGCCCTTACAAACCCAGCTGGAGCGCTCAACGGGCGCAGACGTTTATCCGGGAGCAGGCTGGCCAGCATTTCGATCCGAGGCTGGTGGAAGTCATTGAGGGTTGTTTCGAGCAGATCGAGCAGTGCTTCGAAAAGTCGAGGATCACCGACCACGACCCATCCAGGCGTGAGCAATTGCTTCAATCATCCCATTCGCAGCCTGCGGGCCGTCACTAA
- a CDS encoding DUF6765 family protein — MDQDFHYYGTFHSAMCAGFDNADATLIAKASNFIDFFHEGEYNADWSLVSETKKSAHYTIIAKMDKPRYTFQHGYWGTFKHPEDSVWCAYHFIPGNYDDPAGTPSREDVHGATVADYLPRHIKRDTRGGEYILRKYNPGTVKDLEFGQMLNRPQSALSRKLVEDAVLCATDDDRLARIISLAAGGPEMLGTDRSDVLHRFKLILLGVRAHVIADTWAHQDHCGLDNVMNTYWDADYDPDSWNPLKQGLGRQSIYYTDGSSKDWKQTVLTMHNSAIGYLTQHVPNSNFEATPNATSYLGHGWLGHFPDFSSVKFRYKPCWSDPRKTIERDNPREYEAAWVELTSLFHQAKTGRRLEMDEAFKANLRNAKQAIETPCELGKFVPGRLVSQLAWQRVLTEQPLAQIDTLPEPDAKAVLAGVLDKNGTTYVNAKSDLYLFQIAADYHFHFIKHYLKANGIYQFTGAWSKQHSTLSDSIVNLFE, encoded by the coding sequence ATGGATCAGGATTTTCATTATTACGGCACTTTCCACTCAGCAATGTGTGCAGGGTTTGACAACGCCGATGCAACGTTGATTGCAAAGGCGTCCAACTTTATCGACTTCTTTCATGAGGGCGAGTACAACGCTGACTGGTCATTGGTGAGTGAGACAAAGAAGTCCGCTCACTACACAATCATTGCCAAGATGGACAAGCCTCGCTACACCTTCCAACACGGATATTGGGGTACCTTCAAACATCCTGAAGACAGCGTGTGGTGCGCTTATCACTTCATCCCTGGCAACTACGACGACCCGGCAGGCACGCCCAGCCGAGAGGACGTCCATGGCGCAACCGTTGCCGATTATTTGCCTCGCCACATCAAGCGTGATACCCGAGGCGGCGAGTACATATTAAGAAAATACAACCCGGGCACAGTGAAAGACCTAGAGTTCGGGCAAATGCTCAATCGGCCGCAAAGTGCACTGTCCAGAAAGCTGGTTGAGGACGCCGTGCTGTGCGCAACCGACGACGACCGCTTGGCAAGGATCATCAGCCTGGCCGCAGGTGGCCCAGAGATGCTAGGCACCGATCGTTCGGACGTTCTGCACAGGTTCAAGTTGATTCTGCTGGGTGTGCGGGCGCACGTGATTGCCGATACCTGGGCGCATCAAGACCATTGCGGCCTGGACAACGTGATGAATACCTACTGGGATGCAGACTACGACCCAGACTCCTGGAACCCGCTAAAACAAGGGCTTGGGCGGCAAAGTATCTATTACACCGATGGTTCGTCCAAAGATTGGAAGCAGACGGTGCTGACCATGCATAACAGCGCCATTGGTTATTTGACTCAGCACGTGCCTAATTCGAATTTCGAAGCCACTCCCAATGCAACCAGCTACCTGGGCCACGGCTGGCTAGGGCACTTCCCAGACTTCAGCTCGGTCAAGTTCCGCTACAAGCCGTGCTGGTCAGACCCTAGAAAAACGATCGAGCGAGACAACCCCAGGGAATATGAAGCCGCCTGGGTCGAGCTGACCAGTTTGTTCCACCAAGCCAAGACTGGGCGCCGGCTTGAAATGGATGAAGCATTCAAAGCCAATCTTCGAAATGCCAAACAAGCAATTGAAACACCTTGCGAACTCGGCAAATTCGTACCAGGTCGGTTAGTTTCGCAATTGGCATGGCAGCGGGTGCTGACCGAACAACCCCTGGCGCAGATAGACACCCTTCCAGAGCCGGATGCCAAAGCGGTGTTGGCAGGCGTGCTCGACAAGAATGGCACGACCTACGTAAACGCCAAAAGTGATCTTTACCTGTTCCAGATTGCGGCAGATTACCACTTCCACTTTATCAAGCACTATCTCAAGGCTAATGGTATCTATCAATTTACCGGGGCGTGGTCGAAGCAGCACAGCACGCTGTCTGACAGCATCGTGAATCTGTTCGAATAA
- a CDS encoding ribonuclease T2 family protein, with protein MRSHMTFLLLLTSFWGTHAAALDANEEAGADAPPAQFLVYSVTWQPTFCIMRPMTGGCDQVPQAFLTHGIWPYSASVGDRTNRHPQFCSTSPSCKGEACAMSESDMKHVLANEALRKLVTRDPEGMFAHEWRKHGTCSGKTVQRYFQDFVDLRKSVVIENPAKFDSMIGRATPFAKIRKVFPANTAFRCYRDHKGEQYLHEVFYLVDEGGHPYEQEKNLQIGVQCAEQDTWIPRGALRSGG; from the coding sequence ATGCGCTCCCATATGACCTTTTTACTTCTACTCACATCGTTCTGGGGTACCCACGCGGCTGCGTTGGATGCTAACGAAGAGGCCGGTGCTGACGCCCCGCCTGCCCAATTTCTAGTCTACTCGGTAACCTGGCAGCCCACGTTCTGCATCATGCGCCCCATGACTGGAGGTTGTGATCAGGTGCCTCAAGCATTTTTGACCCACGGTATATGGCCGTACAGCGCGAGTGTAGGCGATCGTACCAACCGCCACCCGCAGTTTTGCAGCACCTCTCCAAGCTGTAAGGGTGAGGCTTGCGCAATGAGTGAGAGCGATATGAAGCACGTTCTCGCCAATGAGGCCTTGAGAAAGCTGGTTACCCGCGATCCTGAAGGGATGTTCGCCCACGAGTGGAGGAAACACGGTACCTGTTCGGGCAAAACCGTTCAGCGCTACTTTCAAGATTTCGTCGACCTTAGAAAGTCGGTCGTCATCGAGAATCCGGCGAAATTCGACAGCATGATCGGGCGCGCTACGCCGTTCGCGAAAATACGTAAAGTCTTCCCAGCCAACACGGCATTTCGATGCTACCGAGATCACAAGGGCGAACAATACCTGCACGAGGTTTTTTACCTGGTCGACGAGGGCGGCCATCCCTACGAGCAGGAGAAGAATCTGCAAATTGGTGTCCAGTGTGCTGAGCAGGACACTTGGATTCCTCGGGGGGCGCTCCGATCCGGGGGTTGA
- a CDS encoding saccharopine dehydrogenase C-terminal domain-containing protein, which yields MNIVLIGYGTIASALMPNLLTEFGRDIKSLKVIDPCGAKKPSAEFVSPVTWVAESITRDNLEELLCDLDAESFVVNLSVDVSSVALVSLCQKKGARYIDTCIEPWAGHYVNADAEPAERTNYALRETMLALKSQCQNGPTAVVAHGANPGLVSHFVKQALLNLRSDIFGVSQPIPQTRQQWAKLCADLGVKTIHIAEHDTQIAKLPKRPGEFVNTWSIDGFIGEGCQPAELGWGTHELSFPPEGQRHTTGCNSAIYLNRPGASVRLRTWTPAFGPCLGFLITHNESISLSDYLTCFDNGQATYRPTVNYAYHPCNDAVLSIHELSGCSWNSQPDKRILHGRDIAFGGDYLGVLIMGHEKNAYWFGSYLENAVAQKHNAESSATSLQVVAGVVSGMKWAINNPHCGIVEAEEMDFNFILDSARPYLGEMLGEYTDWSPIGEDKGLFAISRSDKWQFKNFME from the coding sequence ATGAATATTGTATTGATTGGCTACGGAACTATCGCGTCTGCGCTTATGCCGAATCTGCTCACTGAGTTTGGTAGAGATATTAAAAGCCTTAAGGTGATAGACCCATGTGGCGCCAAGAAACCAAGTGCCGAATTCGTCAGTCCTGTGACGTGGGTGGCAGAAAGTATTACCAGGGACAATCTTGAGGAGTTGTTATGTGACTTGGACGCCGAGTCATTTGTAGTCAACCTTTCAGTTGATGTCTCCAGTGTCGCCCTTGTATCGCTTTGCCAGAAAAAGGGAGCAAGGTACATTGATACGTGCATTGAACCATGGGCTGGACATTATGTGAATGCAGATGCAGAGCCTGCAGAACGTACAAATTACGCATTGAGAGAAACGATGCTTGCATTAAAGTCTCAATGTCAAAATGGCCCTACAGCCGTGGTGGCGCATGGTGCCAATCCGGGTCTAGTTTCTCATTTCGTAAAGCAGGCGCTTCTGAATCTTCGCAGTGACATATTTGGTGTCAGTCAGCCTATCCCACAGACCCGTCAGCAGTGGGCGAAGCTGTGTGCGGATCTCGGCGTGAAAACAATTCACATCGCGGAGCATGATACTCAGATTGCAAAGCTGCCCAAGCGACCTGGTGAGTTTGTTAATACTTGGTCAATTGATGGCTTTATTGGTGAGGGTTGCCAGCCTGCTGAGTTAGGCTGGGGGACTCATGAGCTTAGTTTTCCGCCAGAGGGGCAGCGCCATACTACTGGCTGCAATAGTGCAATTTACTTGAATCGCCCGGGTGCCTCGGTCAGATTGAGAACCTGGACACCCGCCTTTGGCCCCTGCTTAGGTTTTTTGATTACTCACAATGAGTCGATTTCTCTATCTGACTATCTAACCTGCTTTGATAATGGACAGGCTACTTATCGGCCCACTGTCAATTATGCTTACCACCCTTGCAATGACGCAGTTCTTTCAATTCACGAGCTTAGTGGATGCTCTTGGAACTCGCAGCCAGATAAAAGAATCTTGCATGGTCGGGATATCGCCTTTGGAGGCGATTATCTTGGCGTACTTATAATGGGGCATGAAAAAAATGCTTATTGGTTTGGATCTTATCTAGAGAACGCGGTAGCGCAGAAGCATAATGCTGAAAGTTCTGCTACCTCATTGCAAGTCGTGGCCGGTGTGGTATCGGGCATGAAATGGGCAATTAATAACCCTCACTGCGGCATCGTTGAGGCAGAAGAGATGGACTTCAATTTTATTCTTGATAGTGCTAGGCCCTATCTGGGCGAGATGCTAGGCGAATATACAGATTGGAGCCCAATAGGAGAAGACAAAGGATTGTTTGCCATCTCCCGGTCTGACAAGTGGCAGTTTAAAAACTTCATGGAATAA
- a CDS encoding EamA family transporter, whose amino-acid sequence MTWLYFALLAPLFWSLSNIVDKFAINHITSNCISFIFLLSIGNIFFAGAIYAYFQPTDLDLHIAVINICSGLAIFLQYFAYSYSLEDMDVSVVIPIHQSEPIFVLAASILIFHAIPTSWQVAGFAMIVVGILILCMSRQTIRGLGHPRHVVVLLVSAFFGAVSTVISDEILQLKSLESVLIFNFAGYSLGGMLLLLVPKWRRLITNDLKTLNLKQFGIFGVTNIFDVGGYVFFTAALAAGGGAALVSVVVSIHPLFVLALGFLATKLFPKFIAEDIAPGGVVRKFLSIVIIVVGVAVISHQAM is encoded by the coding sequence ATGACCTGGTTATACTTCGCACTTCTGGCTCCGCTGTTTTGGAGCCTCTCAAATATTGTTGATAAATTTGCCATTAACCATATCACCTCAAACTGCATCTCCTTTATTTTCCTACTGAGCATTGGAAATATTTTCTTTGCAGGAGCCATTTATGCCTATTTTCAGCCTACTGATTTAGATTTGCACATAGCAGTGATTAATATCTGCTCAGGACTTGCAATATTTTTGCAATACTTTGCATATAGTTATTCACTAGAAGACATGGATGTATCTGTAGTGATCCCAATTCACCAATCTGAACCCATCTTCGTATTGGCAGCATCCATTTTGATTTTTCATGCCATCCCAACATCTTGGCAGGTGGCTGGCTTTGCTATGATCGTTGTTGGCATTCTAATATTGTGCATGTCAAGGCAGACAATAAGAGGGCTCGGCCACCCCAGACATGTAGTTGTTTTGTTGGTTTCTGCTTTTTTTGGGGCTGTCTCAACTGTTATTTCAGACGAGATACTGCAATTGAAAAGCTTGGAGTCGGTGCTGATTTTTAACTTTGCTGGTTATTCTCTAGGCGGCATGTTGCTTTTGTTGGTGCCGAAATGGCGGAGACTCATTACTAACGATCTAAAGACCTTGAATTTAAAGCAGTTTGGGATTTTTGGAGTGACAAACATTTTTGATGTTGGCGGCTATGTTTTTTTCACGGCTGCACTTGCAGCGGGAGGCGGTGCTGCCTTGGTTTCGGTTGTCGTCAGTATTCACCCGCTATTCGTTTTAGCGTTAGGGTTTCTGGCAACGAAACTATTCCCGAAGTTTATCGCCGAAGATATTGCTCCAGGTGGTGTCGTGAGAAAGTTTTTATCAATCGTGATTATCGTTGTCGGTGTGGCCGTGATATCGCATCAAGCCATGTAA
- the pgsA gene encoding CDP-diacylglycerol--glycerol-3-phosphate 3-phosphatidyltransferase: MNIPNLLTVLRVLLIPIFILLFYMPYHWSYMAASTVFAIAAATDWLDGYLARRLQQSTPFGAFLDPVADKLMVAVALVLLVQVHANFWLTLPAAVIIGREIVVSALREWMAELGARAHVAVSSLGKWKTAAQMLALVILLGNPPVVNFWVVLGYGLLLVAAALTLWSMVHYLVAAWPHLREGSEKK, encoded by the coding sequence ATGAATATTCCAAACCTGCTCACCGTTCTGCGCGTCCTGCTGATCCCAATCTTCATCCTGCTGTTCTACATGCCTTATCACTGGAGCTACATGGCCGCCAGTACGGTGTTCGCCATCGCCGCTGCCACTGACTGGCTGGACGGTTACCTGGCGCGCCGGCTGCAGCAGAGCACCCCATTCGGTGCCTTCCTCGACCCAGTGGCCGATAAATTGATGGTGGCGGTGGCTTTGGTGCTGCTGGTGCAGGTGCACGCCAACTTCTGGCTAACATTGCCCGCAGCAGTGATCATCGGCCGCGAAATTGTGGTGTCAGCATTGCGCGAGTGGATGGCGGAGCTGGGGGCGAGGGCGCATGTGGCGGTTTCCAGCCTTGGCAAGTGGAAGACGGCGGCGCAGATGCTGGCGCTGGTGATTCTGTTAGGCAACCCGCCCGTTGTGAATTTCTGGGTGGTATTGGGCTATGGCCTGCTGCTGGTGGCGGCCGCGCTCACCCTGTGGTCGATGGTGCACTACCTGGTGGCAGCCTGGCCGCACCTGCGCGAAGGCTCTGAAAAAAAATAA
- the uvrC gene encoding excinuclease ABC subunit UvrC, which translates to MSQIFDASAFLATCSGRPGVYRMFDAEARLLYVGKAKNLKKRLASYFRKTGLAPKTAALVGRIAQVETTITANETEALLLEQNLIKQWRPPYNILLRDDKSYPYVFLSDGEFPRLGIHRGAKKAKGRYFGPYPSAGAIRESLSLLQKAFSVRQCEDSYFANRTRPCLQYQIKRCKGPCTRLVTPEEYAEDVRHSVMFLEGRSQQLGNELNETMEKAAMALDFEKAAELRDQIALLRRVQDQQYIEGGSGDVDVVAAFVNPGGACVHLISVRGGRVLGSKNFFPQVGIEEEVADVMAAFLSQYYLGNAEREMPGELIVNVLHEDFQAITDAVQSLRGRELAISHRVRGTRARWQQLAVTNAEQALNARLANRQHMAARFEALAEVLGLDEVPQRLECYDISHSSGEATVASCVVFGPEGPIKSDYRRFNIEGVTAGDDYAAMHQALTRRYGRIKDGEGKLPDVLLVDGGKGQLNMAREVMQELAFNDLTLLGVAKGVTRKAGFETLYLNDVAHEFTLKGDNPALHLIQQIRDEAHRFAITGHRARRGKARRTSSLEDVAGVGPKRRRDLLKHFGGLQELNRASVDEIAKAPGISKKLAESIYASLHSE; encoded by the coding sequence ATGTCTCAAATTTTTGATGCCAGCGCGTTCCTGGCCACCTGCAGTGGCCGCCCAGGCGTATACCGGATGTTCGACGCCGAGGCGCGGTTGCTCTACGTGGGCAAGGCCAAAAACCTCAAGAAGCGCCTGGCCAGTTATTTTCGCAAGACTGGCCTTGCGCCGAAGACTGCTGCGCTGGTGGGCCGCATCGCCCAGGTGGAAACCACCATCACCGCCAATGAAACAGAGGCATTGCTGCTTGAGCAGAACCTGATCAAGCAGTGGCGGCCGCCGTATAACATTCTGTTACGCGACGATAAGTCGTACCCATACGTTTTTCTCTCGGACGGCGAGTTTCCGCGGTTGGGTATTCATCGTGGCGCCAAGAAAGCCAAGGGGCGTTATTTTGGACCGTACCCCAGTGCCGGAGCCATTCGCGAAAGCCTGAGCTTGCTGCAGAAAGCCTTCTCTGTCCGCCAGTGTGAAGACAGCTATTTCGCCAACCGCACTCGCCCGTGCCTGCAGTACCAGATCAAGCGCTGCAAAGGCCCGTGCACCCGCTTGGTCACGCCCGAAGAATATGCCGAGGACGTACGTCACTCGGTGATGTTCCTCGAGGGGCGCAGCCAGCAGTTGGGCAATGAGCTCAACGAAACCATGGAGAAGGCCGCCATGGCTCTGGATTTCGAGAAGGCTGCCGAACTACGCGACCAGATCGCCCTGCTGCGACGGGTGCAGGATCAGCAGTACATCGAAGGCGGCTCTGGCGACGTCGATGTGGTGGCCGCCTTCGTCAACCCGGGCGGCGCATGCGTACATTTGATCAGTGTTCGCGGCGGCCGGGTGCTGGGCAGCAAGAACTTCTTTCCGCAAGTGGGTATCGAGGAGGAAGTGGCCGACGTCATGGCTGCGTTCCTGTCGCAGTATTACCTGGGCAATGCCGAACGTGAAATGCCAGGTGAACTGATCGTCAACGTGCTGCACGAAGACTTTCAGGCCATCACTGACGCCGTGCAGAGCCTGCGGGGTCGGGAGCTTGCGATCAGTCATCGCGTCCGGGGTACCCGCGCCCGCTGGCAACAATTGGCGGTAACCAATGCCGAGCAGGCCCTCAATGCCCGGTTGGCCAACCGTCAGCACATGGCTGCGCGTTTCGAAGCGCTGGCCGAGGTCCTCGGCCTGGATGAAGTACCGCAGCGTCTGGAGTGCTATGACATCAGCCACTCCAGCGGCGAAGCCACGGTCGCCAGCTGCGTGGTGTTCGGCCCGGAAGGCCCGATCAAGTCCGATTACCGGCGCTTCAATATCGAAGGGGTGACAGCAGGCGACGATTATGCCGCCATGCATCAGGCCCTTACCCGCCGTTACGGGCGCATCAAGGACGGGGAGGGCAAGTTGCCCGATGTGCTGCTGGTCGATGGCGGCAAGGGCCAGTTGAACATGGCCCGCGAAGTGATGCAGGAGCTGGCCTTCAACGATCTCACCCTGCTGGGTGTGGCCAAGGGCGTAACGCGCAAGGCCGGCTTCGAAACGCTGTATCTGAACGATGTGGCCCATGAGTTCACCCTCAAGGGCGATAACCCAGCACTGCACCTGATCCAGCAGATCCGCGATGAAGCGCACCGTTTTGCCATCACTGGGCACCGTGCCCGGCGTGGCAAGGCCCGACGCACTTCGAGCCTGGAGGACGTTGCCGGGGTGGGGCCTAAGCGCCGCCGCGACCTGCTGAAACACTTCGGCGGCTTGCAGGAACTCAACCGCGCCAGTGTCGACGAGATCGCCAAGGCGCCTGGCATCAGTAAAAAGCTTGCCGAGTCGATTTATGCCAGCCTGCATAGCGAGTAG
- the gacA gene encoding response regulator transcription factor GacA, with amino-acid sequence MIRVLVVDDHDLVRTGITRMLADIDGLQVVGEADSGESALKLARELKPDVVLMDVKMPGIGGLEATRKLLRSHPDIKVVAVTVCEEDPFPTRLMQAGAAGYLTKGAGLDEMVQAIRMAFAGQRYISPQIAQQLALKSFQPQGSPFDALSEREIQIALMIVGCQKVQIISDKLCLSPKTVNTYRYRIFEKLSVTSDVELTLLAVRHGMVDASL; translated from the coding sequence TTGATTAGGGTCCTAGTGGTCGACGATCACGATCTGGTTCGAACCGGTATTACTCGCATGTTGGCCGATATCGATGGCCTGCAGGTGGTAGGTGAGGCGGATTCGGGCGAATCGGCGCTCAAGCTCGCCCGGGAACTGAAACCTGATGTCGTGCTGATGGACGTGAAGATGCCTGGCATCGGTGGCCTTGAAGCCACCCGCAAGTTGCTGCGCAGTCACCCTGACATCAAGGTGGTGGCTGTCACTGTCTGTGAAGAAGACCCGTTCCCCACCCGGCTGATGCAGGCGGGTGCCGCCGGTTACCTGACCAAAGGGGCTGGGCTTGACGAAATGGTTCAGGCCATCCGCATGGCCTTCGCCGGCCAGCGCTACATCAGCCCCCAGATCGCCCAGCAACTGGCGCTTAAGTCGTTCCAGCCTCAAGGCTCGCCCTTCGATGCGCTGTCGGAACGAGAGATCCAGATTGCCTTGATGATCGTCGGCTGCCAAAAGGTGCAGATCATCTCCGACAAGTTGTGCCTCTCGCCCAAGACCGTCAATACTTATCGTTATCGGATCTTCGAAAAACTCTCGGTTACCAGCGACGTCGAGCTGACGCTGCTGGCCGTTCGCCACGGTATGGTCGACGCAAGCCTCTAA
- a CDS encoding helix-turn-helix domain-containing protein — MKGFGPRLREERERLGMTQRVFGDIGGVEPNAQGKYESGERTPRADYLAALANRGVDALYVLSGQRTPAPLESLTADETGLLGAFRRLPAADKAALRHVLGRLAGEGSRVESAPQMQPGCRTFLTEVLR, encoded by the coding sequence ATGAAAGGATTCGGCCCACGCCTGCGCGAAGAGCGTGAACGTTTAGGCATGACCCAGCGGGTATTTGGTGACATCGGGGGCGTCGAACCCAACGCGCAAGGCAAGTACGAGAGCGGCGAGCGCACGCCTCGGGCGGACTACTTAGCGGCCTTGGCAAACCGAGGAGTGGATGCACTGTATGTGCTCAGTGGTCAGCGCACCCCTGCGCCGCTGGAAAGCCTGACGGCGGATGAAACCGGTCTATTGGGCGCATTTCGCCGTTTACCTGCGGCTGACAAGGCAGCGTTGCGGCATGTGCTGGGGCGTTTGGCGGGTGAGGGCAGTCGTGTGGAATCGGCGCCGCAGATGCAGCCTGGGTGTCGGACATTTCTGACGGAAGTTTTACGCTAG
- a CDS encoding nucleotide sugar dehydrogenase → MHISIFGLGYVGAVCAGCLSARGHHVLGVDISPAKIELINQGKSPIVEPGLEQLLQEGVNNGRLRGTTDVQGAILATDMSLLCVGTPSKKNGDLDLVYMEAVCREIGTALRDKASRHTVVVRSTVLPGTVKNVVVPILEEFSGKRAGVDFGVAVNPEFLRESTAIKDYDFPAMTVIGELDSQSGDLLESLYKELDAPVIRKTIEVAEMIKYTCNVWHAAKVTFANEIGNIAKAAGVDGREVMDVVCQDHKLNLSRYYLRPGFAFGGSCLPKDVRALTYRAASLDVKAPLLDSLMASNASQVQNAFDLIERQDKRKIALLGLAFKAGTDDLRESPLVELAERLIGKGYQLHIFDENVEYARVHGANKEYIEAKIPHVSSLLHGNLQQVIEEAEVIVLGNNDPRFASVLQAGHGKQVIDLVGFMPGLSDSQTQGICW, encoded by the coding sequence ATGCACATCAGTATCTTTGGACTTGGCTATGTTGGCGCGGTCTGCGCGGGGTGCCTATCGGCCCGCGGCCATCATGTGCTGGGGGTCGATATCTCCCCGGCAAAAATCGAACTGATCAACCAGGGCAAGTCGCCCATTGTCGAACCCGGCCTGGAACAACTGCTGCAAGAGGGCGTGAACAATGGCCGGCTGCGCGGAACAACCGATGTGCAAGGGGCCATTCTTGCCACAGATATGTCGCTGCTGTGCGTCGGCACCCCGAGCAAGAAGAACGGTGATCTGGACCTGGTGTACATGGAAGCGGTGTGTCGGGAAATCGGCACGGCGCTGCGCGACAAAGCTAGCCGCCACACCGTGGTAGTGCGCAGCACCGTACTGCCAGGCACCGTCAAGAATGTGGTGGTGCCCATTCTGGAGGAGTTTTCGGGCAAGCGAGCTGGCGTCGATTTCGGCGTAGCGGTCAACCCGGAATTCCTGCGCGAAAGTACCGCGATCAAAGATTATGACTTCCCGGCCATGACGGTAATCGGGGAACTGGACAGCCAATCGGGCGATCTGCTCGAGTCGCTGTACAAGGAGCTCGATGCACCGGTGATCCGCAAGACCATCGAAGTGGCCGAGATGATCAAGTACACCTGCAACGTTTGGCACGCCGCCAAAGTCACTTTTGCCAACGAGATCGGCAACATTGCCAAGGCTGCCGGCGTCGACGGCCGCGAGGTGATGGATGTGGTCTGCCAGGACCACAAGCTCAACCTGTCGCGCTATTACCTGCGCCCAGGGTTCGCCTTTGGTGGCTCGTGCCTGCCCAAGGATGTGCGTGCCCTGACCTACCGCGCCGCCAGCCTGGACGTGAAGGCGCCGCTGCTCGATTCGCTGATGGCCAGTAACGCTTCGCAGGTGCAGAACGCCTTCGACCTCATCGAACGCCAGGACAAACGCAAGATCGCCCTGTTGGGCCTGGCGTTCAAGGCCGGCACCGATGACCTGCGGGAAAGCCCATTGGTGGAACTGGCCGAGCGCCTGATCGGCAAGGGCTACCAATTGCACATTTTCGACGAGAACGTCGAGTACGCCCGGGTGCATGGCGCAAACAAGGAGTACATCGAAGCGAAGATCCCCCACGTTTCGTCGCTGCTGCACGGCAACTTGCAGCAGGTGATCGAGGAAGCCGAGGTGATCGTGCTGGGTAACAACGACCCACGCTTTGCCAGCGTGCTGCAAGCCGGCCACGGCAAACAGGTGATCGATCTGGTGGGCTTCATGCCTGGCCTGAGCGACAGCCAAACCCAGGGCATCTGCTGGTAA